GGTGATGCATCCCGACTGCGCTCCCTGGTACCGCACCGACCCGCTCCATGGCGCCTACTACCGGCTGCTGCATCCACAGACCTACACGGTCACGGTGCGCAAGCACGGCTACGCGGGGCAGGCCTCCCAGGTGGTAGTCGGCCCCTCGCTGCCGACCCAGGCCACCTGGAATCTGCAGGCCCTGCCCCGCCACGAGCTGACCCTCGACTTCCTGCCCCTTGAGGGCGGCGCGCCCTTGTCGGCCGAGCGCATCCAGTTGGCCGACCTCGCCGCCGACACGGTGTTGACCTGGACCAACCCCGGCGCCTTCAGCGCCAACCTGCCCCAGGGCGTCTACCGGCTGACCGCCTGGCTGCCCAGCCGCATTCCCGTCCACCAGGAATTCGTCCACAACGCCACCACCACGCGCTCCATTCCCGTGGCCTTGCGCGGCGACGGGGAGCCCGGTCTTTTCAGCCAGGAGTTCCCCACCCTTGACTTCTTCACCCAGAGCGGCCAGACCTGCGGCTGGACCGTGGCCTGGAATGACTCCATGGCCACCCATTTCGAGGACACACCGGGACTTTACAGCGCTGCCAACATGGACTGCCGCCTGGCCACCGCCCAGTCCTGGTACCTGGATGTGCCGGTGCGCAGCGCCACCCCGGGCGCCCTCGAATTCGTCGCCTACCATCAACTGGAGGGAGGCCGCGACAGCGCTTTCGTGGAGTTCTCCGGCGACGACGGCGCCACCTGGACGACCATGCTGGCCATGACGGGGAGGGGCGAGCGGATCACCCGTCACAGCGTGCCCGTGGGACCGGAGTGGGCAAGCTCGGCCTTCCGCTTCGCCTTCCGCGTCAAGACCAACGGCATCCTGCAGGACAGCGGTTTCCACGTGAAGGACATCCGCCTGAGCTGGAACGGCAGCGCGGTGGGTCTGCGCCAACCGGAGCGCCCGGAGGAGCCCAACCTGGCCGTCTGGCCCAATCCCTTCAACCCCTCCGCCACCCTGCGCCTGGCCTTGCCGGCCCGGGCCGCGGGGGCGCGGGCCGAAATCGCCCTGTTCGACCTGCTCGGCCGCCGGGTCCTGGCCCTTCCCCCGCGGGAGGCCCTCGCCACCGGCCAGCACGAGTTCCGCCTCGAGGCCGGCCATCTGCCCGCCGGACTCTACTTCGCGCAGATCCGCCTCGAGCAGGGCGGCCGCGAGATTTGGCAGGGCGTGCAGGGCCTGACCCTGGTCAAGTGAACCGACAACGAGCCGCATGGGAGTCATGCATGATGATTCGTCGCCCCCTCTTCACCCTGGCGCTCCTGGGCCTCTTCGCCGCGCCGTCCCGGGCACTGCCCCCCTTGCCGGAGAACCTCGACCCGGCCCGCGTGGCGGAGTGGACGCTGGTCCGCGCGGCGGAGCCCGGCCTGGACTGGTCGGCCGCGAACAGCGCCACCACCGTGGCGTGGACCCCCGGCTCCCTCTGGCGCGTGGAGCTGCGCGACGGCAGCACGCGCTTCCTCACGGAAGGCGGCGCCCGGGAGACCGAGGCCGAGGGGCAACTGCTCCTGCCCCGGGAATCCCGCTGGCTGGAAGTGCCGCCCACCGGCGCCATCCGCCTGGTGGTGGAGGAGCTGCGCTTGCGCCCCCTTGACGGCGTGAAGCTGGGGCTGGGCCGGGCGGAGGATGCCCTGGTCGGCCAGGCGGACGGGGATCGCGAGCTGCTGGACGCGGACCACAGCGCCACCGTCGAACTGGCGCGGGCGGGCGGCTTCGACCGGCCCGTCCTCCTGGGCCAGCCCGTCGTCTTCCGCGACCTGCGCATGGTCTCCCTCTCGCTGCAGCCGGTCATCCACCACGAGGGCCGCCTGCAGGCGGTGGAGTCCCTGCGCCTGCGCCTGGACTACGGTGCCGTGGAGTCGAGCGCATCAAGGCCGTTGGCCGGCCTGGCCGAGGAGCCGGTCGTCGCCGGCAACGAGCTGGGGGCCACCCATGCCTGGTCGTCCAACTGGGAGCGCGTCTACCAGGCCCTGGTGCCCAACCATGGCCAGTTCTACAACCAAGTGGACGACAGCGTCTTCCCGGTCTACGTCATCGTCGGCTCCCCCAACTACCTGAACATCGTCAACCCCGGCATGGAGGAGTTCATCAAGTGGAAGCGCGAGAAGGGCTTCGACGTGCGCATCGTGACCTTCGACCAGATGCCCGGGGGAGCCGCCACCATCAGTTTTGACAACCTGCGCGCCTGGACGCGCACCATGTGGGAGCAGATGCGTCCCGAGTTCCTTCTCCTCATCGGCGACGTGGACGGCCCCGCCGCCTGCCCCACCAGCGTGGTGCAGGCCCACACCGGCGACTGGGACGTGAGCGACCATTTCTATGCCTTGCAGGAGGGGACCGATTTCTTCCCCGAGCTTTTCGTGGGGCGTTACAGTGTGGACAGCGCCTCCCAGCTCTACGTCATGGCCCAGAAACCGGTCTTCCACGAGAAGATGCCCACCCTCTCCGGCGGCGGCTGGCTCACCCGCGGCCTGGTGGTGAGCTGCAACTACGCCGATTCCGGCACGCCGCCCATCTCGCCCAACCTGACCAGCCGCTGGGTGATCGACAAGCTGCGCGCCAACGGCTTCACCATCACGGCCCAGGACAGCCTCTTCTACCCGCCCCTCACCAACGGGGCCACGCCCATCATCAACGCCCTCAACCAGGGGCGCGGCATCGTCAGCTACCGCGGCTGGGCCAATTCCAACGGCTGGATCTACCCCGCTTTCGACCGCAGCCACATGGACCTGCTCGTCAACGATCTGCGCATGCCGGTGGTGGGGAGCTTCGTCTGCCAGACGGGCGCCTTCGGCCAGGGTTCGGGGGACGTCATCGTGGAGGACCCTTGCTTCGGGGAGAAGTTCGTGCGCCTGGGCGGCCCCGGCGCCCCCAAGGGAGCCGTGGCCTTCGTCGGCCCCAGCGACCTCCACACCCGCACCCAGTACAACAACCCCGTGTGCAGCGGCTTCTTCACGGCCATTTTCGACCTGAACATGACGGGCATCGGCGCCGCCCTGCTCAACGGCAAGATGGAACTCTACAACGGCTACCCACTGGAGCGGGACGACCCCTACAGCTCCTACTTCTATTTCCACATCTACAACGTGCTGGGCGACCCCGACCTCAACATCTGGCGCGGCGAACCTCTGCCCATGGTCCTGACCGCCCCCGACCAGCTGGCCCCTGGGCAAAGCGTGTTGGAGGTGCTGGTGCGCGACCAGGCGGGCGATCCGGTGGATGGAGCGGTGGTCACCCTCATCGCCGGCGCCGACGGCAGCCAGATGTTGGCCCGCGGCGTCACGCGCAACGGACAGGTCCTCCTGGCCGTGGATCCCGCCCAACTGCCGGTGGGTCTCACGACCGCCCTCACCGCCAACCACATCGACCACTTGCCCGCCCAGCACTACCTGCCCGTCACGGCCCAAGCCGTGGCCCTCGAGTTGACCGGACTGCAGATCGTGGAGGAGACGGCGGACGGCCAATACCGGGCGGGGGAGGAGCTGGAGGTGCGGCTCACCCTGCGCGCCAGCGGCACATCCGCCGTGCCGGAGGGCACGGCCGTGCTGCGGGACCCGGCCCAGTGGGAGATCCTGCCCGACTGGTTCACCATTGAAACGGGAACGGTGGCCACCCCGGCCATCCCGGCCGGCGCCTCCACGGTGACGGAGGAGGCCTTCCGCATCCGCCTGGCGGCGGACGCCCCCAACCACGGACTTCTGCACCTGGTGGCGGACCTCGCGGCCGGTCCTTACCAGGGTGTGGTGGACGGGCGCCTGACCCTCTCCAACCTGGCCCTGGGCCTGGTCTCGGCGGCGTGGCGCTCGGGCGAGGCGCAGCTCTTGTCGGACCGGGCCGACACGCTGGACCTGGTGCTGGAGAACATCGGCGCTTTCGACCTGGGCGGGGCCCAGCTCACCCTCGGCAGCCTGGACCCGCGCATCGAGGTGGAGGAGGGGGGAGCCTGGCTGCCGACCCTGGCCCAGGGCGCCACCGCCAGCGCCTCCTTCGTGCTGGAGGGCGGCGCCGGCCTCTTCACCGGACAGGCCCTCCACGTCCTGCTGCAGGTCGAGGCGGAGGGCCGCTCCGCCGCGCTGCCCGTGCCGCTGCCGGTGGGCGGGATCCTGCCCGAGGATCCCATGGGCCCGGACGACCATGGCTACTATGCCATCGAGAGCGAGGACTACGACGTCAGCACCCACCCCACCTTCGACTGGGTGGAGCTGGATCCCTTCTACGGCGGCAGCGGCGCCACGCGCCTCTTGCTCACCGACGACGCCGTCACCACCATCGACCTGCCCTTCCCGCTCACCCACTACGGGCGCACGGGCAGCCGGCTCAGCATCTGCTCCAACGGCTGGGTCTCCCTGGGCGACACCTGGATCGACGACTTCCGCAACTGGAACCTGCCCAGCAGCCTGGGGCCGCCCAATCTCATCGCCGCCTTCTGGGACGACCTCAAGCCCCGCTACCCGGATTCCCTTTACGTGCCCGTCTACTGGCGCCATGATCCGGCCGAGGGCCGGGTGGTGGTCTCCTGGAGCCGCACCTACAACCGCTATGCCTGGGAGAACCCCGGCCAGCCCGTGCAGGAGTTTCAGCTCATCCTCTACGACCAGGAGACGAGACCCACCCCCACGGGGGACACCGAGATCCTGGTGCAGTGGAAGGACGTGACGGACCTGGACCAGAACAACAACTTCGCCACCTGTGGCATGGAGAACTACGGCCACAACATCGGCATCCAGGTAAGCTACGCCAACATGCCCTCGCCAGGATGCCGGGGCTTCGGATCGGGCCGCGGCGTGCTCTTCACCACCCGTCCGCCCCTGCACGACAGCTCCTACCGGGTGCGCGTGCTGGTGCCCCTGCCCCAGCAGTGGCTCACCAACACCAGCCCCGTGCTGCGCTGGGACCACGAGAGCTTCGCCCAGGTGCTGCAGCGCAACGATCTGGTCTACACCGTGAGCGTGTCCACCGCCGCCGAGCTGCTCTTCAGCCGCGAGGTGAACGCCGCCGGCGAGCTGGACCTGGCCGGCCAGGGCCTGACCCTGCCGGAGAACACAACCCTCTTCCTTGATCTGAGCGCACGTGCCGACACGACGGACTATCCCGCCCTGCAGGGCCGCGTCACATTCTTCATCGACGCCACGGCGCCCGGCCTGACGCCGGCCCTGCTGGCCAGCACCCTTTATCCCGGCCATCTGGAGCTGGGCCTTCTCGCCAGCGAGCCACTATCACAGCTTAGCGCCCGCGTCCTGGACGCCCAAGGCAACCTGGTCACGGAGCTGGTGCAGGATCCGGGGCGGACCCTCCTGGGCTCCGGCCAGGAACTGCGCTACCTGCGCGCCCAGCTGGGCACGGGTTTCCACCTCCTGCACGTGTCCGCCACGGACCTGCATGGCCTGGACGCGGTGGAGGAGCTGCCCCTGGTGGCCGCTCCCGTCACGGCGGGCGCGCTGTTCCTGCCCGGTGCGGCGGAGGCGGAGCTGGCCTGGCGCGGCGGCGCGGGGTGGAGCCTCATGATGGGTCGGCGGGAGGCCGGTGATGCCCGCCTGCACACACTGGGCAACGACCTGTGCGCCGTGGACCTGCGGCTGCCCGAGGGCACGCAGCAGGCCTGGCTGCAACTGGCGGCGCCGGAGGGCCTGGTCCTGGTTGGCAAAGAGGGCGCCACCTGGCGCCGGCTGGAGCAGGAGCGGGCGGGCGGCCGGCTGTCGGCCCGCCTGGATCGGTCCATGACGGTGGGTCTCATGCCCGCCGACGCGGTGGCGGACGTGGCACCCCTCGCCTTCCACCTGGAGGGCAACCATCCCAATCCCTTCAATCCGGAGACCTGGATCCGCTTCCAGCTGCCCGATGAAGGCGAGACGCGTCTGGTCATCTACAACCTGGCCGGCGAGCAGGTGCGCCGGATCGCCGCGGGGCGGCTGGCGGCCGGTACCCACCAGGTGCGCTGGGACGGTCGCTCGGACACGGGCCGGCCCGTGGCCAGCGGCCACTATCTGGCCCGCCTGGAATGGCAGGGTCAGGCGCGCACCCAACGCATGCTGCTGATTCGCTAAGGAGGGCACGATGAACATGGGACGCAACCGAGGCCTCCTCGTCTGGCCGCTGCTGGCCCTGCTGGCGGGTTGTTCCGACCATTCCGGCGGGGACGGGCCCTCCCTGGGCGCCGCCTGGGACGAGTTTCGCAGCGGGGATTGGTCGGCCGCCAGCGAGGCCTTCCTGAGCGCGGTGGAGAGCCATCCCGCTTCGGCCGAGGCCTGGTGCGGGCTGGGCTGGAGCCGGGCCGCCCTCCACGCCTCGGGCGGGCAGCCGGGCGACCTGCGCGAGGGGGTGCTGCTCGCCTTCCGCCAGGCCGATCACCTGCAGGCGGGCTACGTGGACGCCTGGGCGGGCCTGGCCGGCTTCCACAGCGCCCTGGGGGACACAATGCTGGCCTTGAACTGGGCCATGGACGCGGCGGAGTCGGGCGGCGCCGCCTACGTCTTCCCGCACCGGGCCTCGGTGAACCACCGCTCCCTGCGCAAGATCGCCGCCTGGAACCTGTTCAAGCTGGGCCGCTACGGCGAAGCCGGCGGCCAGGTGCGCCATGTGCTGCCGACCTTCCAGTACGCGGATCGGCCGGATTCATTGGAGGTTCTGCTGGAGGGCATCGGCAGCCTGTGACGGCAGGGAATTTCTGCATCCGCATTTTTTCCTTGGCCGG
This genomic window from bacterium contains:
- a CDS encoding M14 family zinc carboxypeptidase, translated to MQNTRQELVRIWTALLLSACCLPLAAEAALDDFYYTYDEIHAELTDLAAQYPAWIRLDSLGYSFATQTPIWGVKISDNVHLEEDEPALWVAGQCHAEEILGINISMEFIRRLVTLGSLGHPQWGPIVESMEIHVVPSYNPDGLGIVMSELDVTYRKNTHPFLPGGSCHIQPGIGADSCGVDLNRNFPFWWNHGDTLWAQNSDAEQFDYFRGPAPLSETEVQAIVRQAEWERFVASVAYHSARTSTNHEIVIHPWNWDGAYTCPSLDFTMMTNLTGDMASRIDGINWHPYRNVAGDGRKGSQHNWIYGAYGTAGLLIEVGTQGSAGMQPQNQTTIDFIVNENLDGLNWLCRRIIGYEVAAPGLVARVRDATSLSPLAARLRIEEVMHPDCAPWYRTDPLHGAYYRLLHPQTYTVTVRKHGYAGQASQVVVGPSLPTQATWNLQALPRHELTLDFLPLEGGAPLSAERIQLADLAADTVLTWTNPGAFSANLPQGVYRLTAWLPSRIPVHQEFVHNATTTRSIPVALRGDGEPGLFSQEFPTLDFFTQSGQTCGWTVAWNDSMATHFEDTPGLYSAANMDCRLATAQSWYLDVPVRSATPGALEFVAYHQLEGGRDSAFVEFSGDDGATWTTMLAMTGRGERITRHSVPVGPEWASSAFRFAFRVKTNGILQDSGFHVKDIRLSWNGSAVGLRQPERPEEPNLAVWPNPFNPSATLRLALPARAAGARAEIALFDLLGRRVLALPPREALATGQHEFRLEAGHLPAGLYFAQIRLEQGGREIWQGVQGLTLVK
- a CDS encoding C25 family cysteine peptidase — translated: MMIRRPLFTLALLGLFAAPSRALPPLPENLDPARVAEWTLVRAAEPGLDWSAANSATTVAWTPGSLWRVELRDGSTRFLTEGGARETEAEGQLLLPRESRWLEVPPTGAIRLVVEELRLRPLDGVKLGLGRAEDALVGQADGDRELLDADHSATVELARAGGFDRPVLLGQPVVFRDLRMVSLSLQPVIHHEGRLQAVESLRLRLDYGAVESSASRPLAGLAEEPVVAGNELGATHAWSSNWERVYQALVPNHGQFYNQVDDSVFPVYVIVGSPNYLNIVNPGMEEFIKWKREKGFDVRIVTFDQMPGGAATISFDNLRAWTRTMWEQMRPEFLLLIGDVDGPAACPTSVVQAHTGDWDVSDHFYALQEGTDFFPELFVGRYSVDSASQLYVMAQKPVFHEKMPTLSGGGWLTRGLVVSCNYADSGTPPISPNLTSRWVIDKLRANGFTITAQDSLFYPPLTNGATPIINALNQGRGIVSYRGWANSNGWIYPAFDRSHMDLLVNDLRMPVVGSFVCQTGAFGQGSGDVIVEDPCFGEKFVRLGGPGAPKGAVAFVGPSDLHTRTQYNNPVCSGFFTAIFDLNMTGIGAALLNGKMELYNGYPLERDDPYSSYFYFHIYNVLGDPDLNIWRGEPLPMVLTAPDQLAPGQSVLEVLVRDQAGDPVDGAVVTLIAGADGSQMLARGVTRNGQVLLAVDPAQLPVGLTTALTANHIDHLPAQHYLPVTAQAVALELTGLQIVEETADGQYRAGEELEVRLTLRASGTSAVPEGTAVLRDPAQWEILPDWFTIETGTVATPAIPAGASTVTEEAFRIRLAADAPNHGLLHLVADLAAGPYQGVVDGRLTLSNLALGLVSAAWRSGEAQLLSDRADTLDLVLENIGAFDLGGAQLTLGSLDPRIEVEEGGAWLPTLAQGATASASFVLEGGAGLFTGQALHVLLQVEAEGRSAALPVPLPVGGILPEDPMGPDDHGYYAIESEDYDVSTHPTFDWVELDPFYGGSGATRLLLTDDAVTTIDLPFPLTHYGRTGSRLSICSNGWVSLGDTWIDDFRNWNLPSSLGPPNLIAAFWDDLKPRYPDSLYVPVYWRHDPAEGRVVVSWSRTYNRYAWENPGQPVQEFQLILYDQETRPTPTGDTEILVQWKDVTDLDQNNNFATCGMENYGHNIGIQVSYANMPSPGCRGFGSGRGVLFTTRPPLHDSSYRVRVLVPLPQQWLTNTSPVLRWDHESFAQVLQRNDLVYTVSVSTAAELLFSREVNAAGELDLAGQGLTLPENTTLFLDLSARADTTDYPALQGRVTFFIDATAPGLTPALLASTLYPGHLELGLLASEPLSQLSARVLDAQGNLVTELVQDPGRTLLGSGQELRYLRAQLGTGFHLLHVSATDLHGLDAVEELPLVAAPVTAGALFLPGAAEAELAWRGGAGWSLMMGRREAGDARLHTLGNDLCAVDLRLPEGTQQAWLQLAAPEGLVLVGKEGATWRRLEQERAGGRLSARLDRSMTVGLMPADAVADVAPLAFHLEGNHPNPFNPETWIRFQLPDEGETRLVIYNLAGEQVRRIAAGRLAAGTHQVRWDGRSDTGRPVASGHYLARLEWQGQARTQRMLLIR